aatctattaagcctaattagtccatgattcgacaatgtgatgcttaatagatttgtctcgcgaattagcctctatctgtgcaattggttttatagttagctcatgtttagttctcctaattagtatctaaacattcgatgtgatggagactaaactttagtccatagaatcaaacacccccttactaaAGTTCTCCACACCTGTACTGCAATAGGGCAGCCCTTGGCTCCATTGCACAGGTGCTTGGGCGTTTCTTGCTGCCAAGTGAATGAACTGAAAGCAATTCAACGCATGCTCGCTCTGCTGCACACAGGGGCATGGTGGCGCAGAACCTCTACATCGCCGGCATGAAGCTGACCTCGACCACTttcgcctccgccaccaccaaccTCCTCCCGGCCGTCACcttcgtcctcgccgtcgccttcCGCTACGAGAGGCTCTCTATCGGCAGCCTCTCGGGCCAGGCCAAGGTCGCCGGCACCttcctcggcgtcggcggcgcgatGCTGCTCACCTTCTACAAGGGCCCCGACATCACTCCCTGGCGCAGCCGCGtcaacctcgccgccgcgctcgcccagcgcgccgccgccgccggtgccaccgGCTCGCaccccacgccgccggcgccggccgcccccaACTTCGCCATGGGCTCGCTGCTCTGCGTCAGCAGCTGCTTCTTCGCCGCGCTCTGGCTCATCATCCAGGCCAAGCTCAGCAAGGAGTACAGGTTCCACTACTCCAGCACAGCGCTCATGTGCGCCATGACCACGCTCCAGTCCGCGGCCTTCGCGCTCTTCTTCGACAGGGACGCCGCGCAATGGCGGCTCGGATTGAACatccgcctcctcgccgtcgtgtACTCGGGCGTTCTGGCGTCGGGAGTGatgctggtggtgctggcgtGGTGCGTGAGGCGGCGGGGCCCGCTGTTCGTGTCCGTCTTCAACCCGCTgatgctgctggtggtggcggtgctgagctcgctgctgctgggcgaGGAGCTGCACCTCGGCACCGCGCTGGGGGCCGTGCTCATCGTCATGGGGCTCTACGCGGTGCTCTGGGGCAAGGGGcacgagccggcggcggccacagAGGCGGCCAAGGTCGCCGACCAGCCAaccggcgaggaggaagacaaGCGCATCGAGGTGCCCATCGCGGCAAACTCAATCTGACCATCATCAGTCTcgcgaggaggacggcgagagACCATGTATGAGTCGTGGATCATCCAACAGACCATGTTTAGTGTTTGTAAAGAACATTACGAAAACACGAAAAGGTCTCCAACTCGACCCCGTATCGAGCACTACTTACTTGTCGGCGGCGGTGCTACAAATCAAGAGGGAGGAGGGGCTTCTTTCTTCGTTCCCCAAACAATCTCATCTCTAGACTCAAGCGCACTGTCCCCTGGATCTTGAGGCAACCATGTCGAGCTCGTCGGACACGGCCCAGTCCAGGAAGGGcaaggcgccggcggcagcgaccaagaagacgacgacgacggaggtAACCAAGACGAAGAAGAAAGAGGCGCGAATGACGCAGGCCCAGATCGACAACCTGATCCGCTACAAGACCttttagggtgcgtttggttgcgaggacgaagtgggacgggacgggacgatcccacttcgtcccgcggttggttggaggacaggtgggacgggaacatccctacgagggaatataccctccagatgcgggatgcccccatcccaccaaaacgagcggacgggggcatcccacttcgccccctTCACGCGCCGTCCGTCCGCaccggtggaggcggcgagtTTGGGCGGCgggagccgccggcggaggggccggcgcgggcgagcgcggctgGCGGGCGGGAGCTCCAcctcggccggcgcgggcgagcgcggccaaCGGGCGCGGAGGGACTGGCGCGGgctcgcgcggccgcggccggcggaggcgagcagggccggctggcgcgggcgagcgcggccgcggccggcgcaggcgagcagggccggcgggcgggggcaagcacggcagcggccggcgcgggcgagcggggcCGGCGGGCCCGGGCGGGCACGggcgagcggccggcgggcgcgggcgagcggggccggcgggcgcgagctccaccgcggccggtcggtggaggaagaagatacctgttagtatgacaggtgggccccacgaacggtgttaacagaagaagaaaacggTGCTCATCCCGTCTATAGcgatctctccaaccaaacaaaaaattaggacggacccatcccattcaaccaaacaagaaatgggatcatcccatcccgaaAAACTGGAACGGGACCGTCCCGTTCTACATTGtctcccaaccaaacgcacccttactTCCCCGAGGTGAACAAGGAGAGGCTGACCCGGACGAACCTCAGTGACAAGGCCAGCCTCCCGGTTCCCTCACTACCGGAATCTccacgtttgccgagtgccaagttCATTGCTAAGTGTATTCTAtcatgcactcggcaaagaagctaTTTGCCGCGAACTAAccaaaacacttggcaaaaaatgCATAgatcaaaaaacactcggcaaacatttgcACTTGGCAGAAACACGcatagacactcggcaaattatggcactcggcaaaagaggaaaaaacactcggcaaatggaggcactcggcaaagaacgtGCCACGTGTACATTCgttaatatgtttgccgagtgtccgtcagtgaaaacactcggcaaaaatacgcatagacactcggcaaattttggcactcggcaaaagagaaaaaaatattcggcaaagggaggcactcggcaaagaatgtgccacgtgtccatccgTTAATATGTTTACCGAGTGTAAATCTGTGGCACTCGACaaataatttcatttttttttctcttatgaccttgaaactttttcttaCTCTCatcatacaacatgtggtattcgatgttaaaatttggtatattagGAACCTGCAAATTAAGAACTTCCTATATGATCTTCTAAAACTTTAAAATCATGCGAGTGTAGTTAAAACTTTCAATCTGAATTAACAAAACTTTCTAATTCGTGTGTAAAAACTTTGACCCTACTTATATATAACTTTGTATATCAAACATCTTTGATATCCATTCGTAGATTAACTAACGTTCTTCCACATAAAGTCTCTGTGCAAGCCAAACAGATATAGACCTTGGAGCTTCGGACTGCAGCTAAAACTCTATGCGTAATCAAGGGAAATGAAATGagaaatccaaataaaaatatatcagGTGCATCAAAAAATACATTAGCACTAAAAAAATCAGCAGTTTTATACTGGCATATTCGAAAATTTGTATTCTCAACTACAAAACTCTATACTGGCATGTCATAAATTTCTACTAAAACAAACCCCACACTTTGGGTCATGAATTTAGGAACTTTATACTAGCATGTCATAAATTGTGTACTCTCGTATCCTAAACTTTGTAATTTGAAACTTTGCACTCCAAAAATCTGGAACTTTGTATGGCACATTTCCAACTTTGTCATCTCATATCTAATACTTTGTACTTGCAGATTCAATACTTCATACTCTTAGATCCAAAAAggggaattaaaaaaaaacttacataCATGTTTAGTATTCTTTTTGTATCTACAAGAGTATCATACTTCTCATTGAATGAATGAGTCAATAGATAGTAAGAATCGATTAATAATAAATAAGGTGAGCATATAGGTAGAAAACCTGCTTTTATGCTTATCAATACCATcttgcaaaaatatttttttctttgtttacaAGCAATCTATCATAAGCACAGAGATATGCACATGGTATTAGACCTGACTAGTCATAAAGCTCCACAACTACACTACCAAACAGTTGACTGGAAACATGCACATATCCACACTTTCAGCAGCATGAACAAAGTTACTCCATTTGTGGGCAATAGTTTATAGCTCATCTTCATTGTTTACACATTTAAACCAACATATCTAAAACTTTATACCTAGATTTATGAACCTTTAGAATCTCATATCCTAAACTTTGTATTATGTTTCCAAAAACTTCCAATTCATTAATAATAAAGGTTTTATATATCCTCTACTTTTAAACTTGT
This genomic window from Setaria viridis chromosome 8, Setaria_viridis_v4.0, whole genome shotgun sequence contains:
- the LOC117866601 gene encoding WAT1-related protein At1g68170; its protein translation is MGGSGDAVKPVAAMVSFQVVLAGLNIFYKLTVSDGMDLRVLVAYRYLFATAFLTPLAYFIERTESNSTHARSAAHRGMVAQNLYIAGMKLTSTTFASATTNLLPAVTFVLAVAFRYERLSIGSLSGQAKVAGTFLGVGGAMLLTFYKGPDITPWRSRVNLAAALAQRAAAAGATGSHPTPPAPAAPNFAMGSLLCVSSCFFAALWLIIQAKLSKEYRFHYSSTALMCAMTTLQSAAFALFFDRDAAQWRLGLNIRLLAVVYSGVLASGVMLVVLAWCVRRRGPLFVSVFNPLMLLVVAVLSSLLLGEELHLGTALGAVLIVMGLYAVLWGKGHEPAAATEAAKVADQPTGEEEDKRIEVPIAANSI